The genomic window CCCTGCTGGTCGCTGATGAAGCTGGCCAGGCCTTTCTGGATGGCGTCCCAGGGCACGCCCACGGCCCAGGCCGCGCCCACCGAGGCCATGACGTTCTCGACCTGAAAGCCGATCTGCCCCTTGCGCGTGATGGGCACGCGCGCCAGCGGCAGGCGCTTTTGAAAGGCGCCTTCGACGCAGACGATGTCGCCGCCGTCGACAAAAATCACCCGCTTGCCCTGCGCGCGGTGCGTGGCCACCACGGGGTGCTGGCCGTCTTGCGCGAAGTAGGTCACGCGGCCGGGGCAGTGCGGCGCCATCGACACCACCGAGGGGTCGGTGGCGTTGAGCACGGCCATGCCGGTGGGCGCCACGTTGAGCACGATCACGCGCTTGAGCACCTTCAGGTCCTCCAGCGTGGTGATGTAGTTCAGGCCCAGGTGGTCGCCCGCGCCCACGTTGGTGACCACGGCCACGTCGCATTGGTCGAAGCCCAGGCCCTCGCGCAGCATGCCGCCGCGCGCGGTCTCCAGCACGGCGGCGTCGACGTCGGGGTGGGCCAGCACGTTGCGCGCGCTGCGCGGGCCCGAGCAGTCGCCCGAGTCGATCTGGCGGCCGTTGACGTACACGCCGTCGGTGTTGGTCATGCCCACGCGCAGGCCCTGCGTGCGCAGCAGGTGCGCGGCCAGGCGCACGGTGGTGGTCTTGCCGTTGGTGCCGGTGACGGCGATGACCGGGATGCGGCCGTTGCCCCCGTTGGGATACATGTGGTCGATGACGGCCTGACCGACGTCGCGGCCGGTGCCGTAGGAGGGGCTGATGTGCATGCGCAGGCCCGGGGCGGCGTTGACCTCGACGATGCCGCCGCTTTGCGCTTCCAGCGGCTGCAGGACGCTTTCGCACACCACGTCCACGCCGCAGATGTCCAGGCCCACCATTTGCGCGGCCTCGACGGCGCGCGCGGCCACTTCGGCATGCACGCTGTCGGTGACATCGGTGGCGCTGCCGCCGGTAGACAGGTTGGCGTTGTTGCGCAGCACCACGCGCTGGCCGCTGACCGGTACCGAGTCGGCCGTCAGGCCCTGCGCCGCCAGACGTGCCTCGGCGATGGCGTCGATGCGGATCTTGGTGAGCGAGGTGCCGTGGCCGTCGCCCCGGCGGGGGTCGAGGTTGACCTCGGCCACCAGCTCGCGCACGGTGTGCTGGCCGTCGCCGATGACCTGGGGCGGCTCGCGGCGGGCGGCGGCCACCAGCTTGTTGCCCACCACCAGCAGGCGGTAGTCCTGGCCGGGCAGGAATTTCTCGACCAGTACCGGGCCGTATTCGGCGGCGGTGCGATAGGCCATGTCGAAGTGCTTGCGGTCGTTGATGCCCACCGTCACGCCCTTGCCCTGGTTGCCGTCCTGCGGCTTGACCACCACCGGCAGACCCACGTCCAGCGCGGCGGCCCAGGCGTCGGCCAGGTCGCCCACCGGGCGGCCGCGCGGCACCGGCACGCCGGCCGAATGCAGCAGCTTCTTGGTCAGGTCTTTGTCCTGCGCGATGGCTTCGGCAATGGCGCTGGTGCTGTCTTCCTCGGCGGCCTGGATGCGCCGCTGCTGGCTGCCCCAGCCGAACTGCACCAGGCTGCCTTGCGTGAGGCGCCGGATGGGGATGCCGCGTGCCTGGGCCGCGTGCACGATGGCGCCGGTGGAGGGGCCCAGGCGCTCGTCCTCGTCCAGCTCGTGCAGGGCGGCCAGGGCGGCGGCGCAATCGAACGGGCTGCCGTCCAGGGCGGCGCGGCACAGGGCCTCGGCGTGGGTGAAGGCCAGACGGCCTACGGCTTCCTCCGTGTACTGCACGGCGACCTGGTAGGTGCCGGGGACTTCGGTGGGGGTGGTGCGGCTGAAGGTGACCGGGCAGCCGGCCTGCGCCTGCAGGGCCAGGGCACAGCGCTCCAGCGCGTGCGCCATGGACACCTGGATCTCGGGCCGGTCGCCGTGCAGGGCGCCCACGGCCGGGAACAGCTCGCGCAGGCGCAACTCGAACGCGGGATTGGAGCGCAGGTCGCGTTGGGACTCGTCGCAGGTGACGACGGCCTCGATCGCCGTCTGGCGGCTCCACAGGTTGGGGCCGCGCAGCGCGCGAATGCGGGTGATTTCCATGTGAAGGTCCTGACCGGGAGTTGTCCCGAGACTAGAAACGAACGAGTGTGCGATTCAGTGCACCGTTTCGGTGTCACGCGGCTCATCAAAGTGCAACAAACCGGCACGGATCAACTCGGGCGCCACGCCGGCGGCCCAGGCCGCGGCCACGGCTGCCAGGACATGGGGGCGCAAATCCTGCGGGACGTCGGTCGTCAGGCCCGACTGCACCGGTGCCGACAGGTGGGTCAGCACCACCTCGTGGCCGGGGCCCTGCAGCACCACCTCGGTGCCACGCGCCAGCACCGCCCGGCCCTGGCGGGCCCGGTGCTCGGCTACGGCGGGGTTGGCCGGGTCGCAGGAAAACAGCATCACCTCGCCGTCGCAGTACTCGGCCAGCTCCAGCACCGCCGGGTCGTCGGCGTTGAGCACCGCCACGCCGTCGGGCAGCACCACGTCGATCTGCGTGCGCAGGATGCCTGGCATCTGGTCGGCCTCGGTGATGTACAGGTCGCTCAGGCCCTGCGGGCCGGGCATGGTCAGCACCACGCCGACCTGGCAGCGGTCGTAGGGCAGGCCTTCGGTCAGGATGTGGCGCGGCGAGGTTTCCAGCACCGCGGCCTGCACCGTGCGGTTGATCAGCACGCTCTCGCCCTGCTCGAAGCCGATGGAGCCGTGCGGCGACAGCTGCCGCCGGCCCAGGAACAGCCCGTCGCGGCAGGCCAGCGCCGTCTGCCAGCCATGCAGCTGGAAGAAGGCGGCCACCAGGCGCGCGGCCAGCGAGGTCTGGCCGTCGCCGATCAGGCCCACGATGGGCACGCGCCCGCTGGCGCCGTTCGGAAACAGGTGCTCGACGATGGCCTCGCCCACCGGCTGCGCGCGGCCGACGGCGGGCTTGAGGTGCATCAGCAGGCCGGGGCCGGCGTTGACCTCGACGATGGCGCCGCCCTGCGGGCCCAGCGGCTGGCCGATGTCCTCGGCCACCAGGTCGATGCCCGCGATGTCCAGGCCCACCACGCGCGCGGCCAGGGTGGCCAGCTCGGCGACGTCGGGGTGCACCTGCTCGGTCACGTCGATGGACATGTTGCCGGTGCGCTGCACGATGGCCGACTGGCCCACCGGCAGCACGCTGTCGATGGCCAGGCCCTGGCGCTGCAGCAGCAGCTGCAGCACCGGGTCGTCGTGGCGCAGGGCCTCCAGCGGCAGGTGCTCTTCCGCGCCGCGGCGCGGATCGGTGTTGACGTGCAGGTCGATCAGCGCGCCGATGGAGGAGCGGCCGTCGCCCTTGACGTGGATGATCTCGCCGCGCATGGCGGCCACCACCTTATTGCCCACCACCAGCAGGCGGTGCTCCTGGCCGGGGATGCAGCGCTCGACGATCACCTCGGAACCCTCGGCCTCGGCGGCAGCGAAGGCCGTGGCCACCTCGCCCTGCGTGCTCAGGTTGAGCGACACGCCGCGCGCGTGGTTGCCGTCCGAGGGCTTGACGACGACCGGCAGGCCGATGTCCTGGGCCGCTTCCCAGGCCTCGTCGGCCGACTCGACCACCTGGCCTTCGGGCACCGGCACGCCGGCGGCGGCCAGCAACTGCTTGGTCAGGTCCTTGTCGCGCGAGATGCCCTCGGCGATGGCACTGGTGCGGTCGGTCTCGGCCGTCCAGATGCGGCGCTGGGCGGCGCCGTGGCCCAGCTGCACCAGGTTGCCCTCGTTCAGGCGGATGAAGGGGATGCCGCGCTCGGTGGCGGCGTCCACGATGCTGGCCGTGCTGGGGCCCAGGCACTGGCGGTCGACCCTCTCGGCCAGCCGGGCGATGGTGGCGGCCACGTCGTACGGGCGGTCGTTGATGGCGGCCATCACCAGGTCACGCGCCGCCGTCAGGGCGGCCTTGCCGATGCTTTCCTCGCGCGTGCGGATGACGACCTTGTAGACGCCGTGCTCGCCCGTCATGCGCGCCTTGCCGAAGCCGGTCTTCATGCCGGCCTGGGTCTGCAGCTCGAGCGCCACGTGCTCCAGGATGTGGCCGGGCCAGGTGCCGTCGCGCAGGCGCATCAGAAAGCCGCCGCGCCGGCCCACGCTGCAGCGGTGCTCGATCAGGCCCGGCAGCCAGGCCGTCAGGCGGTCGTAGAAGCCGGGCAGGGTGTTGGAGGGATGGTCTTCGAGCGCGCCGATGTCCACCACCGCCTCGACCACCGGGCGGTAGGTCCAGATGCCGGGGCCGCCCAGAAAGGTCATGCGCCGGATCACGATGTCGGCAAAGGGCGCGCGGGCTGGCGAGAGCGCGCCAGCCTCGACGGTGGCGGCCTGCGCCTGGAGGGGGCGGGGATACAATGCGCCCCCGCTGGACGAGCCGGGCTCGTCAGGGTCGATTCGCCTCATAGTGGAGTGCGTTCGTTGTGATGATCTGATTATCCAGGGGGCTTGCCGCGCTGGCATGCCGACCGTCGCCTCCTGAACCCATGTCGCTTTCGCCTACCTCCGCATTCTCCCAGGCTGCTCGCCCGAGTTCTTCGTCCGATGCGAACGAGGTGCCGCTGCGACCCTCAGAAAACGTGCGGGCGGCGCTGGACGTTGACCTGGATGCCCGGTTGAACTTTGTCCAGGGTCGGCTAATACTTACGAATCAACGGCTTGTTGGGTGGTTTCCAGATGCAACGGCCTGGCAGGGCTGGGATCTGGCGCCCGGCATGGCCATGGCGCACCTGGACCACGCCGGCGTCGGCACGCTGGAGCTGCGCAGTGACCAGCGCCTGCTGGCCACCTGGCGCTTCACGCTGGGCCACAACCCGGCGGCGCTGCGCCTGCTGGCCGAGTTCGACCGTGCGCTAGCCGAGCCCATGGCGGACTCGGCCGCGTCCGGACCGGCGGCCGAGGACGAGCACGATCTCCCCGACGTCGACGAAGAGGAGGGCGCTGATGAAAAGCCGCCCTCCACCTGGACGCTGCTGCGCCTGTGGCGTTTTGCCCACCCTTACCGCTGGCGCCTGTTGGCGGGCTTTCTGCTGACCCTGGCCGGCACCGCGGCCACCCTGGTGCCGCCATACCTGACCATCCCGCTGATGGACGACGTGCTGATCCCGTTTCAGGATGGCAAGCAAATCGATCCTCGTTACGTGGCGCTGCTGCTGTCGGGCCTGCTGGGCTCGGCCCTGCTGGCCTGGGCGCTGGGCTGGGCCAAGACCTACATCCTGGCGCTGGTGTCCGAGCGCATCGGCGCCGATTTGCGCACCACCACCTACGAGCACCTGCTGAAGCTGTCGCTGGAGTATTTCGGCGGGCGGCGCACGGGCGATCTGATGGCGCGCATCGGCTCGGAGACCGACCGCATCAACGTCTTTCTGTCGCTGCACCTGCTGGACTTTGCCTCCGACGTGCTGATGATCGGCATGACGGCGGTGATCCTGCTGTCCATCGACGCCAAGCTGGCGCTGGTGACCCTGGTGCCGCTGCCCTTCATCGCCTGGCTGATCCACCAGGTGCGCGACCGGCTGCGCACCGGCTTCGAGAAGATCGACCGCGTGTGGGCCGAGGTGACCAACGTGCTGTCCGACACCATTCCGGGCATCCGCGTGGTCAAGGCCTTTGCCCAGGAAGAGCGCGAGGCCAACCGCTTTCGCGACGCCAACCGCCACAACCTGGCGGTCAATGACCGGCTCAACCGCCTGTGGTCGCTGTTCTCGCCCACGGTCACCCTGCTGACCGAGATCGGCCTGCTGGTGGTGTGGGCCGTCGGCATCTGGCTGGTGGCGCAGCACCAGATCACGGTGGGCGTGCTGACGGCGTTTCTGGCCTACATCGGACGCTTCTACACCCGGCTCGACTCGATGAGCCGCATCGTCTCGGTGACGCAAAAGGCGGCGTCGGGCACCAAGCGCATCTTCGAGATCCTGGACCACGTCTCCAGCGTGCCCGAGGCCGCCAACCCGGTGCGTCTGGCCCAGGTGCAGGGGCGCATCGCGCTGGAGGGGGTGAGCTTTCGCTACGGCAACCGCAGCACCATTCGCCAGCTCGACCTGGACATCGCGCCCGGCGAGATGATCGGCCTGGTCGGCCACAGCGGCTCGGGCAAGAGCACCCTGGTCAACCTGATGTGCCGCTTCTACGACGTGGCCGAGGGCCGCATCACCATCGACGGCGTGGACATCCGCCAGGTGGCGCTGGCCGACTGGCGCCGCCACATCGGGCTGGTGCTGCAGGAGCCCTTCCTGTTCTTCGGCACCATCGCCGAGAACATCGCCTACGGCAAGCCCGAGGCCTCGCGCGCCGAGATCGTGGCCGCCGCGCGGGCCGCGCACGCGCACGAGTTCATCCTGCGCCTGCCGCAGGGCTACGACTCGCTGGTGGGCGAACGCGGCCAGGGCCTGTCGGGCGGCGAGCGCCAGCGCATCAGCATCGCGCGGGCGCTCTTGATCGACCCGCGCATCCTGATCCTGGACGAGGCCACTGCCTCGGTCGATACCGAGACCGAGCGCGAGATCCAGAAGGCGCTGGACAACCTGGTGCGCGGACGCACCACCATCGCCATTGCCCACCGCCTGTCCACGCTGCGCAAGGCCAACCGCCTGGTGGTGATGGACAAGGGCCGCAAGGTGGAGGAGGGCACGCACGAGCAACTGATCGCCCGGCGCGGCGCCTACTGGCGGCTGTACGAGGCGCAGGCGCGGCAGGAAAAGGCCGAGCGCGAGCGCATGCTGGTGGTCGAGGAGGCCGCGCCGGCGCCGGCCCATGTGGCGCGGGAGAGCCGGACATGAGCACCAACCCGCTGGCCCTGCAGCGCGACGCCTTCGGCCGCCTGGTGCTGACCGATGCCCAGGGTCACCCGCACGTCGGCGTGGTGGCCGTGCGTGCCTTTCCCATCGCGGCGCCGGCCGTAGGCATCAGCCTGCTGGATGCCGACGGCCACGAGCTGGCCTGGATCGAGCGTTTGGACGACTGTCCGGCGCCGCAACGCGAGCTGATCGAGCAGGCCTTGCGCCAGCGCGAGTTCATGCCGGTGCTCAAGCGCCTGAAGTCGGTCAGCAGCTTTGCCACGCCCAGCATCTGGGAGGTCGACACCGATCGCGGGCCCACGCGCTTCACGCTCAAGGGCGAGGAAGACATCCGCCGCCTGGGCCCCGACCTGCTCATTGTCAACGACATGCACGGCGTGCAGTACCTGATCCGCGATCTGGCCGCCATGGATCGTGCCAGCCGCAAGCTGCTCGACCGCTTCCTGTGATGGCATCGATGCGCCGGTGCCATCCGGATCGCGGCCTGGCGTCGCGGGATGGCCATGGGTTGCCGCGGGATCTTCGGCCGGCGTTCGATGACACCTGATCTCCTCATCCGTACCGGACTGCGGCAGGGCAGGCTTTGGCTCGGCGCCGGCATCCTGGCCTGCATCGCCGGCGTCGTCGCGCTGCAGTTCGCTGCCACCGGGCTCGTCCACGGCAACGCCATCCTGCAAGACCTTGGGCAGCACGGCGTTACTGCCGGGAAGGGGTGGGCGGTGGTCGGCGTGGCCCTTGTCGCGTCGGTGTTGCAGTGGCTGCGGAGCCGGCGCGAGGCGCTGCCTTCCGGTCCATTCCTGCTCGCGGCGTCGGTGCTCGCGGTGTTGATCTATGCCGGGTATGCCCGGGCCTTCGATCTGCAGTGGATCAACGACTTCGCCGATATGTGGCGCTTGGCGGTGCAAGAGGTGGCCCAAGGCCAGTTCAACGCCGAGTGCGCGATTCCCGAGGTCGCCGCCTGCCACCTGAAGGCCCAGCGTACCCTGCCCATCCTGTGGCCGGCGGTCTACCTGTGGGGGCACCGTGCCAGCCTGGTGCCGCTGCTCAACGGGGGCTTGCTGCTGCTCATGATGCTGATGGGCTGGGACCAGGCGCGCAGCGCGTTCGGTCCGCGGGCCGCGCAGGTGTTTGCCGTGCTCTGGGTCGGCTGCGCCGAAACGGTGTTTGCGCTGCGCATTCCGACCCACGACCTCTGGGGCCTGTTCTTCATCGCCCTGCTGTTCTGGCTGTTGGTGCGCTGGTTTCGGCAGGCGCAAGGCGTGGGCCGCAGCCTGGTCTATGGCGTGGCTCTGGCGGTTCCGGTGCTGCTGCTGGAGGTGCAACGCGAGTTGGGGCTGGTGGCACTGGCCGCCCTGACCTGTACCGTGCTGCTGCTGCGCGGCCATCGGCCGCTGCAACGCAGCCTGGCGTGCGCTCTGCTGGCGTGCACGTTGGCCTATGCCGGTGGCATGGCCGGGCTCAAGCACGCGGACATGCTGGCCGACGATGGCGAGACGGCCTACCTGTCGCGTTTGCGAACCTTTGCGCTGATACCGGCCTATTCCGGCGCAACCTGGCTGTATGGCCAGGTGCTCGGTGATTCCATGCTGAGGCCTTTGCCAGCGCCGGCGCAGCGCGAGCTTGCACGGGCGGCGGTGCTGTCCGATTTTGCCGAGCAGCCGCTCATGCGCATCGCCGGTGTGGCCTTCAAGGCCAGCCAGCTTGCACCGCTGGGCAACCAAACCTATTTCTACCAGCCGGGCCTGCAGCAGGACCGTCCCGGCCTGTTTGGCGGGTTCGAGGCGTACAACCGGCTGTACTGCGTCCTGCTGGCCGCGCTGGTGCTGGCCGCACTGCTCCGGGTGCTGCGCCGCCCACTGGAGCTGGCGGTCGCATTTCCCCTGGCCTTCATGGGCGTCTTGATCGGCGGCCTGCTGACCGTGGGTGAAACACAGACACGCTATCTGTTTCCATTGTGGTTTTTTGCGCCCCTGGTCGTGGCGTCGGGCTTCGGCCAGGCGCCTCGGGGCGAGGCGGCGGTGGCCGTGGCGCCGCAGCCAATGGCGAGAGCGCTGCTGGTGGGCGCGCTGGCGTGGGTGTGCGTCCTGGCCGTGCTGTGGCGATTGGCGGATGGGTGGTACACGTCCGAGCGCGGGCGTATCCTGACGTCCTGGAGCTTTCGCGCCGAGGGCTTGAGCGCGGCGCCACCCGAGTCGCCCCAGCAGGTGGACCGGCTGGCTGGAACCGGGCGCAGCCTGGGGGTTGGCCAACTGGGGTTCACGCTGCGGGCGGCCAAGCCCAGCGCGGGCAGCGGCGCGGTGCTTGCCAGCATGCCGGTGTGCGTGCCCGCCCACCGCGGCACGCTGCGCTTCGCCTACGTCATGCCGTACACCAACCCTGCGGCGGGCGATGCCTTCACGCTTTCCGTGACCCTGGGTGGGCGCACGCTCTGGTCGCGCACGCTTCCCGACGACGGAAAAGTCCACGACGTCCGGATCGACTTGACGGCGCTGCCCAAGACTTGCTCCGGGCTGGAGTTTTCCCTGCGCAGCCATCACCCCTTGTGGGACGAGTCGTGGGCTCAGGCTTCAAGAACCGAGATTTACTTTCCGCGTTTCACCCGGCACTGAGGGGTCCTGTCCTGCCGGCCGTCATGGTGCCGGAGCCGCCTGACAAGGGCGCCATCCTGTCGCACAATGCCATGGACAGGATGGCGGCCCGACATGAAACACCGTGACGATTCCCCCGACTGGATGTGGTCCGATGCGCTGGCGGCGCTGGACCGCATGGAGCGCCTGCACAGCCAGCTGTTTCAGCCGCGCCCGGCCCATTCCCCGAGCTGGGTGCCGCCGGTGGACGTGCTGGAGACCGAGCGCGAGGTGCTGATCTTCGTGGCGCTGCCGGGCGTCGACGCGCACGACGTCAAGGCGCAACTCGAAGGCGCCGCGCTGCTGGTGAGCGGGCGGCGCGTGCTGCCGCCGCAGCTCAGCCGCGCGGCCATTCACCGGCTGGAGCTGCCCCAGGGGCGCTTCGAGCGCCGGGTGCCCCTGCCGCCCGGGCGGTATTCGGCCATCCATGTGGGCAGCGAGCGCGGCTGCCTGGTCATCAGCCTGGAGAAAGCGCCATGAGTGCAACGCCTTCGCCGGACGAACCAGCGGCCAGCGCCTCCGAGCCCGCGCAACTGGCCCCCGAGTTGCCGGCCCTGCCCGACGACGCGTTGATGATCGTCGCGGTACGCGACACCGTGCTGTTTCCCGGCACGGTGTTTCCGGTGGCCATCGGCCGCGAGGCCTCGGTGCTGGCCACCCAGCAGGCGCTGCGCCAGGAGCGCCCGATCGGCATCCTGATGCAGCGCGACGCCGACAAGGACGAGCCCGGCGCCGTCGACATGCACCGCACCGGCACCATCGCCAACATCCTGCGCTACGTGAACGCGGCCGATGGCGGCCATCACCTGGTGGTGCAGGGGCTGCAGCGTTTTCGCGTCACCGAGTTCATCCGTGAAAAGCCCATCCTGGCCGCGCGGGTGCAAGCGCTGGATGAACCCAAGGCCGAGGGCACCGAGATCGAGGCGCGCACGCTGGCGCTGCGCCAGCAGGCCATGGAAGCGCTGCAACTGCTGCCCCAGGTGCCGCAGCCGCTGATCGCCGCCGTGCAGGCCACGGCCGAGCCGGGCGCGCTGGCCGACCTGGTGGCGGCCTACCTGGACC from Burkholderiaceae bacterium includes these protein-coding regions:
- the cphA gene encoding cyanophycin synthetase; amino-acid sequence: MEITRIRALRGPNLWSRQTAIEAVVTCDESQRDLRSNPAFELRLRELFPAVGALHGDRPEIQVSMAHALERCALALQAQAGCPVTFSRTTPTEVPGTYQVAVQYTEEAVGRLAFTHAEALCRAALDGSPFDCAAALAALHELDEDERLGPSTGAIVHAAQARGIPIRRLTQGSLVQFGWGSQQRRIQAAEEDSTSAIAEAIAQDKDLTKKLLHSAGVPVPRGRPVGDLADAWAAALDVGLPVVVKPQDGNQGKGVTVGINDRKHFDMAYRTAAEYGPVLVEKFLPGQDYRLLVVGNKLVAAARREPPQVIGDGQHTVRELVAEVNLDPRRGDGHGTSLTKIRIDAIAEARLAAQGLTADSVPVSGQRVVLRNNANLSTGGSATDVTDSVHAEVAARAVEAAQMVGLDICGVDVVCESVLQPLEAQSGGIVEVNAAPGLRMHISPSYGTGRDVGQAVIDHMYPNGGNGRIPVIAVTGTNGKTTTVRLAAHLLRTQGLRVGMTNTDGVYVNGRQIDSGDCSGPRSARNVLAHPDVDAAVLETARGGMLREGLGFDQCDVAVVTNVGAGDHLGLNYITTLEDLKVLKRVIVLNVAPTGMAVLNATDPSVVSMAPHCPGRVTYFAQDGQHPVVATHRAQGKRVIFVDGGDIVCVEGAFQKRLPLARVPITRKGQIGFQVENVMASVGAAWAVGVPWDAIQKGLASFISDQQGVPGRFNVFDYRGATVIADYGHNPDAIAALVAGVGNMPAQRRSVVISGAGDRRDEDIREQTRILGAAFDSVILYQDACQRGRADGEVLSLLRQGLEGATRARQVEEIHGEFTAIDRALEQLQAGDLCLILIDQVQEALAHIQRRVDEARPATAKPGRVPAGKTPARVKKPGSDATATSLAARAA
- a CDS encoding DUF1854 domain-containing protein, which codes for MSTNPLALQRDAFGRLVLTDAQGHPHVGVVAVRAFPIAAPAVGISLLDADGHELAWIERLDDCPAPQRELIEQALRQREFMPVLKRLKSVSSFATPSIWEVDTDRGPTRFTLKGEEDIRRLGPDLLIVNDMHGVQYLIRDLAAMDRASRKLLDRFL
- the cphA gene encoding cyanophycin synthetase, with amino-acid sequence MTFLGGPGIWTYRPVVEAVVDIGALEDHPSNTLPGFYDRLTAWLPGLIEHRCSVGRRGGFLMRLRDGTWPGHILEHVALELQTQAGMKTGFGKARMTGEHGVYKVVIRTREESIGKAALTAARDLVMAAINDRPYDVAATIARLAERVDRQCLGPSTASIVDAATERGIPFIRLNEGNLVQLGHGAAQRRIWTAETDRTSAIAEGISRDKDLTKQLLAAAGVPVPEGQVVESADEAWEAAQDIGLPVVVKPSDGNHARGVSLNLSTQGEVATAFAAAEAEGSEVIVERCIPGQEHRLLVVGNKVVAAMRGEIIHVKGDGRSSIGALIDLHVNTDPRRGAEEHLPLEALRHDDPVLQLLLQRQGLAIDSVLPVGQSAIVQRTGNMSIDVTEQVHPDVAELATLAARVVGLDIAGIDLVAEDIGQPLGPQGGAIVEVNAGPGLLMHLKPAVGRAQPVGEAIVEHLFPNGASGRVPIVGLIGDGQTSLAARLVAAFFQLHGWQTALACRDGLFLGRRQLSPHGSIGFEQGESVLINRTVQAAVLETSPRHILTEGLPYDRCQVGVVLTMPGPQGLSDLYITEADQMPGILRTQIDVVLPDGVAVLNADDPAVLELAEYCDGEVMLFSCDPANPAVAEHRARQGRAVLARGTEVVLQGPGHEVVLTHLSAPVQSGLTTDVPQDLRPHVLAAVAAAWAAGVAPELIRAGLLHFDEPRDTETVH
- a CDS encoding ABC transporter ATP-binding protein, yielding MSLSPTSAFSQAARPSSSSDANEVPLRPSENVRAALDVDLDARLNFVQGRLILTNQRLVGWFPDATAWQGWDLAPGMAMAHLDHAGVGTLELRSDQRLLATWRFTLGHNPAALRLLAEFDRALAEPMADSAASGPAAEDEHDLPDVDEEEGADEKPPSTWTLLRLWRFAHPYRWRLLAGFLLTLAGTAATLVPPYLTIPLMDDVLIPFQDGKQIDPRYVALLLSGLLGSALLAWALGWAKTYILALVSERIGADLRTTTYEHLLKLSLEYFGGRRTGDLMARIGSETDRINVFLSLHLLDFASDVLMIGMTAVILLSIDAKLALVTLVPLPFIAWLIHQVRDRLRTGFEKIDRVWAEVTNVLSDTIPGIRVVKAFAQEEREANRFRDANRHNLAVNDRLNRLWSLFSPTVTLLTEIGLLVVWAVGIWLVAQHQITVGVLTAFLAYIGRFYTRLDSMSRIVSVTQKAASGTKRIFEILDHVSSVPEAANPVRLAQVQGRIALEGVSFRYGNRSTIRQLDLDIAPGEMIGLVGHSGSGKSTLVNLMCRFYDVAEGRITIDGVDIRQVALADWRRHIGLVLQEPFLFFGTIAENIAYGKPEASRAEIVAAARAAHAHEFILRLPQGYDSLVGERGQGLSGGERQRISIARALLIDPRILILDEATASVDTETEREIQKALDNLVRGRTTIAIAHRLSTLRKANRLVVMDKGRKVEEGTHEQLIARRGAYWRLYEAQARQEKAERERMLVVEEAAPAPAHVARESRT
- a CDS encoding Hsp20/alpha crystallin family protein yields the protein MKHRDDSPDWMWSDALAALDRMERLHSQLFQPRPAHSPSWVPPVDVLETEREVLIFVALPGVDAHDVKAQLEGAALLVSGRRVLPPQLSRAAIHRLELPQGRFERRVPLPPGRYSAIHVGSERGCLVISLEKAP